Proteins found in one Fimbriimonadaceae bacterium genomic segment:
- a CDS encoding carboxypeptidase regulatory-like domain-containing protein, giving the protein MCRHKITFAVAAAGLLLLAGCGGSSVVKTSVITGTVLDLNFQAVRDAKVWTEFGQTTTSSAGSYALTKVGDGEVRVYARVNKGGTWYAGSTSVLTTPDVQSNGNIIVAPEAVMARVQGNVQDRSGYNLAHASVFAYFGGSNSKRVFTDEDGNFEFDDLPANTSMKISASGRTFRSDQAIVNLSVGEVRQLNFILDDAGSPDLTPPQNITATAYTSEPVATRGASSTALDWVKNHVAKQRKGRTVTVSKRGRLRSDVNVEVELNWDVDQFPDLFGYGVYRSTSVTQSPTSWDFVFDPLGATYLDAGLEPLSDYYYSLTTASAWFPDDPYVTESDFSPVVGARTLERVYTSGFNFSTNKFQYTVNSGATSYVVYLFDTFPSVNTTAKWHNESSPSTTGSVTYTGPALQSGRTYYWFVEGRADGGASRTISQIEALQP; this is encoded by the coding sequence ATGTGCCGCCACAAAATCACCTTCGCTGTCGCCGCGGCCGGACTCTTGCTCCTGGCGGGCTGTGGAGGTTCAAGCGTCGTCAAGACCTCGGTCATCACCGGGACTGTCCTCGACCTCAACTTTCAGGCCGTCCGAGACGCCAAGGTTTGGACTGAGTTCGGCCAGACCACCACGTCGTCAGCTGGCTCATACGCCTTGACCAAGGTCGGCGACGGCGAGGTCCGTGTCTACGCCCGGGTCAACAAGGGGGGCACCTGGTACGCCGGGTCGACCTCCGTGCTGACCACCCCCGACGTCCAGTCGAACGGCAACATCATCGTCGCGCCGGAGGCGGTCATGGCCCGTGTCCAAGGCAACGTGCAGGACCGATCGGGCTACAACCTGGCCCACGCCTCGGTCTTCGCCTATTTCGGCGGCAGTAACAGCAAGCGGGTCTTCACCGACGAAGACGGCAACTTCGAGTTTGACGACCTGCCCGCCAACACGAGCATGAAGATCTCGGCGAGCGGCCGGACGTTCCGGTCGGACCAGGCGATCGTGAACCTCTCGGTCGGTGAGGTCCGCCAGCTTAACTTCATTCTCGACGACGCTGGTTCGCCCGACCTGACACCGCCGCAGAACATCACCGCCACCGCCTATACCTCCGAGCCGGTCGCGACGAGGGGGGCGTCCTCGACCGCGTTGGACTGGGTCAAGAACCATGTCGCCAAGCAACGCAAGGGGCGGACGGTCACGGTTTCTAAACGGGGGCGGCTCCGCAGCGACGTCAATGTCGAAGTCGAGTTGAACTGGGACGTCGACCAGTTCCCCGACCTCTTCGGCTACGGCGTCTACCGCTCGACTTCGGTCACCCAGTCGCCCACAAGCTGGGACTTCGTGTTCGACCCCCTGGGGGCGACCTACCTGGACGCGGGGCTCGAGCCGCTCAGCGACTACTACTACTCGCTGACCACGGCGTCGGCCTGGTTCCCCGACGACCCCTACGTGACCGAAAGCGACTTCAGCCCGGTCGTCGGGGCGCGGACTCTGGAACGTGTCTACACAAGCGGGTTTAACTTCAGCACCAACAAGTTCCAGTACACGGTCAACTCAGGGGCGACGAGCTACGTCGTCTACCTGTTCGACACCTTCCCGAGTGTCAACACGACGGCCAAGTGGCACAACGAGTCAAGCCCCAGCACGACCGGTTCGGTGACGTACACTGGCCCGGCCTTGCAGTCAGGCCGTACGTACTACTGGTTCGTGGAAGGGCGGGCCGACGGCGGGGCGAGTCGAACGATCAGCCAGATTGAAGCACTCCAACCCTAG
- the csaB gene encoding polysaccharide pyruvyl transferase CsaB: MPRLLLAGYFGSGNLGDDAILMGFVHGLRDKPYEVRVIAGSPERLMRNYGLVGVPKVDFGAIKDAVEQSDALVFPGGSIFQDVTSTKSVIYYAKLVDMAKKAKKKVIFLGQGVGPLKGFIGKRCAGGAFNAADVVAVRDPASLTTLKSIGYKGTPRVTADMAFLLPKPEMPADGTSFGVANMKTVGVNCRPVAGDKNIVNIFGELVRMLYNAGYVPVMLPMDEVEDRKLLDDIAKAHGGKVPELKGITTPRQLQERVMRMEGVVAMRLHAGVLAATVDVPAYMVSYDPKVAAFSNLMGYPAPPSVQGITAQRIFDGFQTFIKDRERLAASLERRRAELAASARSNIDILDACFGK; this comes from the coding sequence ATGCCAAGACTCTTGCTTGCCGGTTACTTTGGGTCCGGAAACCTGGGCGACGACGCCATTCTCATGGGGTTTGTCCATGGTTTGCGGGATAAACCTTATGAAGTCCGCGTGATCGCCGGCAGCCCCGAGCGCCTGATGCGCAACTATGGTTTGGTCGGCGTCCCCAAAGTCGATTTCGGCGCGATCAAAGACGCGGTCGAGCAGAGCGACGCCCTGGTCTTTCCCGGCGGCAGCATCTTCCAGGACGTCACCAGCACCAAGAGCGTCATCTACTACGCGAAACTGGTCGATATGGCCAAGAAGGCCAAGAAAAAAGTGATCTTTTTGGGCCAAGGTGTCGGCCCTCTCAAGGGCTTCATCGGCAAGCGGTGCGCCGGCGGGGCGTTCAACGCCGCCGACGTCGTGGCCGTCCGCGACCCCGCGAGCCTGACGACGCTCAAATCCATCGGCTACAAGGGGACACCCCGGGTCACCGCCGACATGGCCTTCCTTCTCCCGAAGCCGGAGATGCCCGCCGACGGCACCTCGTTCGGGGTCGCCAACATGAAGACTGTCGGCGTCAACTGCCGTCCTGTGGCCGGTGACAAAAACATCGTCAACATCTTCGGCGAACTTGTCCGCATGCTCTACAACGCCGGTTACGTCCCCGTCATGCTGCCGATGGACGAGGTCGAGGACCGAAAGCTCCTCGACGACATCGCCAAAGCCCACGGGGGGAAGGTGCCCGAGTTGAAGGGCATCACGACGCCCCGGCAGTTGCAGGAGCGGGTGATGCGGATGGAAGGGGTCGTCGCCATGCGCCTCCATGCCGGTGTCCTTGCCGCGACCGTCGACGTGCCCGCCTACATGGTGAGCTACGACCCCAAAGTCGCCGCTTTCTCGAACCTGATGGGCTACCCAGCCCCTCCATCAGTGCAGGGGATCACCGCCCAGAGGATCTTCGATGGCTTCCAGACCTTCATCAAGGACCGGGAAAGGCTGGCCGCGTCGCTGGAACGACGCCGGGCCGAGTTGGCGGCCTCGGCCCGAAGCAACATCGACATCTTGGACGCGTGCTTTGGGAAGTAG
- a CDS encoding carboxypeptidase regulatory-like domain-containing protein, translated as MRHGVLPWFVLFVLLLALGCGGGGGGGIATPDTVNLVGNVVWIETGEGTNPASTVRSGSVSTAAGVSDGFFSLDVPSGTTSVTVTYTPASGPPVVQTFTFAAAVSDTDLGELFIGPSTVTVRGRAVDSSTGSPVAAASVSLAGRNAVSGADGSFNLTGVAYSNTVQSIFHSLQGTVGKTGYFNQFFAPTAAAVGGVVDVGDVSLTPQGSDDTPPPPGNVSVTVTPTGGGATVQALVGATVVRTATSDGNGLARLWLPAGSYTIKATLGGKSGSAPLVLTASNQTANVNVTLQ; from the coding sequence GTGAGACACGGTGTCCTTCCCTGGTTCGTCCTTTTCGTCCTTCTTCTCGCCCTGGGGTGCGGGGGAGGTGGAGGAGGGGGTATCGCCACGCCGGACACGGTCAACTTGGTCGGCAACGTCGTCTGGATCGAGACCGGCGAAGGCACCAACCCGGCGTCCACCGTCCGATCCGGGTCGGTGTCGACGGCGGCCGGGGTCTCCGACGGGTTCTTCTCGTTGGACGTGCCCTCCGGCACAACTTCCGTGACCGTCACCTACACACCTGCCTCGGGACCACCGGTCGTCCAGACTTTCACCTTCGCTGCCGCCGTCTCGGACACTGACCTGGGTGAACTCTTCATCGGCCCCAGCACGGTGACCGTCCGTGGCCGCGCCGTCGATTCCTCCACGGGGTCGCCCGTCGCGGCGGCGTCTGTCTCCTTGGCGGGAAGGAACGCCGTCTCCGGTGCCGACGGCTCGTTCAACCTCACCGGTGTCGCGTACTCCAACACTGTCCAGTCGATCTTTCACTCGCTCCAAGGCACCGTCGGCAAAACGGGTTACTTCAACCAGTTCTTCGCCCCGACGGCCGCGGCGGTGGGCGGGGTCGTCGACGTCGGCGACGTCAGCCTGACACCCCAGGGCAGCGACGACACCCCTCCTCCGCCTGGCAACGTCTCGGTGACGGTCACCCCGACCGGAGGCGGAGCGACCGTGCAGGCGTTGGTCGGGGCGACCGTGGTCCGCACCGCCACCTCCGACGGGAACGGACTGGCCCGGCTGTGGCTTCCCGCCGGCAGCTACACGATCAAGGCCACGCTGGGAGGCAAGAGTGGGTCGGCCCCCCTTGTCCTGACCGCGTCAAACCAGACTGCCAACGTCAATGTCACCCTTCAGTAA